A genome region from Parafrankia irregularis includes the following:
- the fabG gene encoding 3-oxoacyl-ACP reductase FabG produces MSAVKERVAIVTGAARGLGAATARRLAADGLAVAVLDLEEAAAKETVEAIVAAGGKAIAVGANVSDAEQVAAAVERVVAELGAPTVLVNNAGITRDNLLFKMTESDWDAVMGVHLRGTFLMTRAVQKYMVDAGWGRVVNLSSTSAVGNRGQANYSTAKAGLQGFTKTVAIELGKFGITVNAVAPGLIATEMTRATAERLGRTWDEYAAARAKDIPVGRVGEPDDIANTVSFFVGEGAGFVTGQVIYVAGGPKT; encoded by the coding sequence ATGTCCGCTGTCAAGGAACGCGTCGCGATCGTCACGGGTGCCGCGCGGGGGCTCGGTGCCGCGACGGCCCGGCGGCTCGCGGCCGACGGCCTGGCCGTCGCCGTGCTCGACCTGGAGGAGGCCGCCGCCAAGGAGACCGTGGAGGCGATCGTCGCGGCCGGCGGGAAGGCCATCGCCGTCGGGGCGAACGTGAGCGACGCCGAGCAGGTCGCCGCCGCGGTGGAGCGGGTCGTGGCCGAGCTGGGCGCCCCCACGGTCCTGGTGAACAACGCCGGCATCACCCGCGACAACCTGCTGTTCAAGATGACGGAGAGCGACTGGGACGCCGTCATGGGCGTGCACCTGCGCGGCACCTTCCTGATGACCCGCGCGGTCCAGAAGTACATGGTCGACGCCGGCTGGGGGCGGGTCGTCAACCTGTCGAGCACGTCCGCGGTCGGCAACCGCGGGCAGGCCAACTACTCGACCGCGAAGGCCGGCCTGCAGGGCTTCACCAAGACCGTGGCGATCGAGCTCGGCAAGTTCGGCATCACCGTCAACGCGGTGGCGCCGGGCCTGATCGCGACGGAGATGACCCGGGCGACCGCGGAGCGGCTGGGGCGCACGTGGGACGAGTACGCGGCCGCACGGGCCAAGGACATCCCGGTGGGTCGGGTCGGCGAGCCCGACGACATCGCCAACACCGTGTCGTTCTTCGTCGGTGAGGGTGCCGGGTTCGTCACCGGCCAGGTGATCTACGTCGCCGGTGGGCCGAAGACCTGA
- a CDS encoding alpha/beta hydrolase domain-containing protein, whose protein sequence is MPHRRRSGRHGGNRALTATPALGLVLALILALLSACSGDGEGTSGSAAPADAGTAGAGPSAGSGRSARPAGPAADLATELSGGNGPFTAAGTPADLGSAGYTQREVAATGTASSYRAVGALGADGRWTFAPDTSAPYRTRVLVRRPTAAERFSGTVIVEWLNVSVGLDSDAEWTTLHEEITRRGDVWVGVSAQRIGVQGGPVLVPVTGAAGLAGKGLTTIDPARYSTLNHPGDGFSYDILTQVARAVRSGAGLDGLRPQRLIAAGESQSAYALVTYHNGVQPLTRAFDGFLVHSRGATGLGLVGPGENADLVSVLNDTPTIFRTDLDAPVLDVQTESDLTGVLNSARARQPDNPHLRLWEVAGTAHADTRLLGPAAAVLDCGVPINNGPLHFVAKAALRALTVWLTTGAQPPVAPRIEVAAGSEPHITRDADGIAVGGIRTPPVDVPVSALSGAGGPNTSTICALAGSSRPFTSSRLGELYSSAADYRHRYDESAKSAVNSGFILTADLESLRKATDTTVIPS, encoded by the coding sequence GTGCCGCATCGGAGGAGATCTGGACGTCATGGTGGAAACCGGGCGCTGACGGCCACGCCCGCCCTCGGTCTGGTGCTGGCACTCATCCTGGCGTTGCTCTCCGCCTGCTCAGGTGACGGCGAGGGCACTTCGGGAAGCGCCGCCCCGGCCGACGCGGGCACAGCCGGCGCCGGCCCGTCCGCCGGGTCCGGCAGGTCGGCACGCCCGGCCGGCCCGGCGGCCGACCTCGCCACGGAACTGTCCGGTGGCAACGGTCCCTTCACCGCCGCGGGCACACCGGCGGATCTGGGCAGCGCCGGGTACACCCAGCGGGAGGTGGCCGCCACCGGCACCGCGTCGTCCTACCGGGCGGTGGGCGCGCTGGGGGCCGACGGCCGCTGGACGTTCGCCCCCGACACCAGCGCGCCCTACCGGACCAGGGTCCTGGTCCGCCGTCCCACGGCGGCCGAGCGGTTCAGCGGCACGGTCATCGTCGAATGGCTGAACGTGAGCGTCGGTCTGGACAGCGACGCGGAGTGGACCACGTTGCACGAGGAGATCACCCGGCGCGGCGATGTGTGGGTCGGGGTGTCCGCCCAGCGGATCGGGGTCCAGGGCGGGCCGGTGCTCGTTCCGGTCACCGGGGCGGCCGGGCTCGCCGGGAAGGGCCTCACCACGATCGACCCGGCCCGCTACAGCACGCTGAACCATCCTGGTGACGGCTTCTCCTACGACATCCTGACCCAGGTCGCCCGCGCGGTGCGGAGCGGCGCGGGCCTGGACGGGCTGCGGCCGCAGCGCCTCATCGCGGCCGGCGAGTCGCAGTCCGCGTACGCCCTGGTGACCTATCACAACGGTGTGCAGCCCCTGACCCGCGCGTTCGACGGCTTCCTCGTCCACAGCCGGGGCGCGACCGGGCTCGGGCTGGTCGGGCCCGGCGAGAACGCCGACCTGGTCAGCGTGCTCAACGACACGCCGACGATCTTCCGGACCGATCTGGACGCGCCGGTGCTGGACGTCCAGACCGAAAGCGACCTCACCGGGGTGCTGAACTCCGCCCGCGCCCGGCAGCCGGACAACCCACACCTGCGGCTGTGGGAGGTGGCGGGCACCGCTCACGCCGACACGCGTCTGCTCGGCCCCGCGGCGGCCGTCCTCGACTGCGGCGTGCCGATCAACAACGGTCCGTTGCACTTCGTGGCCAAGGCGGCACTGCGGGCGCTGACGGTCTGGCTCACGACCGGCGCGCAGCCACCGGTGGCACCCCGCATCGAGGTCGCCGCCGGCAGCGAGCCTCACATCACCCGGGACGCCGACGGCATCGCCGTCGGCGGAATTCGCACACCACCGGTCGACGTGCCCGTCTCGGCCCTCTCCGGTGCCGGCGGCCCGAACACGTCGACGATCTGCGCGCTGGCCGGTTCATCCCGTCCTTTCACCTCCTCCCGGTTGGGCGAACTTTATTCGTCGGCAGCCGACTACCGTCACCGCTACGACGAGTCGGCCAAATCTGCGGTCAACTCCGGATTCATACTGACCGCAGATCTCGAATCACTACGTAAAGCCACCGACACGACCGTGATCCCCTCCTGA
- a CDS encoding RtcB family protein, with the protein MPPVDELAGAAAPIWMWTHPHEVESAALDQLRTIADLPYVHHHVAVMPDVHLGKGATVGSVIALRDAVSPAAVGVDIGCGMAALRTNLTAADLPDDLGPVRAAVERAIPVGHRGHAEISRRVRGYGELWTAFGDLHPKVSGRSGAIDRVMSQLGSLGSGNHFVELCLDSTDAVWLMLHSGSRNVGKTLAELHIAAAKKLPHNTGLPDRDLAVFLAGSPEMAAYRHDLTWAQTYARHNRETMLALYVDALRTHLPQLRVPTPPTDGPHAGDAAFAAVNCHHNYVSEEHHYGADVLVTRKGAISARAGEYGIVPGSMGTRSYIVRGLGNPESFHSASHGAGRRMSRTRARKEFTTEDLVTQTAGVECRKDPGVLDEIPAAYKDIDAVIAYQRDLVDVAAELHAVMCVKG; encoded by the coding sequence GTGCCCCCGGTTGACGAGCTGGCGGGAGCAGCGGCCCCGATCTGGATGTGGACCCATCCGCACGAGGTGGAGAGCGCCGCCCTCGACCAGCTCCGCACGATCGCCGACCTGCCCTACGTCCACCACCACGTCGCCGTCATGCCGGACGTCCACCTGGGCAAGGGCGCCACGGTGGGTTCGGTCATCGCGCTGCGCGACGCCGTCTCCCCCGCCGCCGTCGGCGTCGACATCGGCTGCGGGATGGCCGCGCTGCGGACCAACCTGACCGCTGCCGACCTGCCGGACGACCTCGGCCCGGTGCGGGCCGCGGTCGAGCGGGCCATTCCCGTCGGGCACCGCGGGCACGCCGAGATCTCCCGGCGGGTCCGCGGTTACGGCGAGCTGTGGACGGCGTTCGGTGATCTGCACCCGAAGGTGTCCGGGCGCAGCGGGGCCATCGACCGGGTGATGTCCCAGCTGGGGAGCCTCGGCTCGGGCAACCACTTCGTCGAGCTGTGCCTGGACTCGACGGACGCGGTATGGCTGATGCTGCACTCGGGGTCGCGCAACGTGGGCAAGACGCTGGCGGAGCTGCACATCGCGGCGGCCAAGAAGCTGCCGCACAACACCGGGCTGCCAGACCGGGACCTGGCGGTCTTCCTCGCCGGCAGCCCCGAGATGGCCGCCTACCGGCACGATCTCACCTGGGCCCAGACCTACGCCCGCCACAACCGGGAGACCATGCTGGCGCTCTATGTCGACGCGCTGCGCACCCACCTTCCGCAGCTGCGGGTGCCGACACCGCCGACCGACGGCCCGCACGCGGGCGACGCCGCCTTCGCCGCCGTCAACTGCCACCACAACTACGTCTCCGAGGAGCACCACTACGGCGCCGACGTCCTGGTCACCCGCAAGGGGGCCATCTCGGCGCGGGCCGGTGAGTACGGCATCGTGCCGGGCTCCATGGGCACCCGCTCCTACATCGTGCGCGGCCTGGGCAATCCCGAGTCCTTCCACTCCGCCTCGCACGGCGCGGGCCGGCGGATGAGCCGTACCCGCGCCCGCAAGGAGTTCACCACCGAGGACCTCGTCACCCAGACCGCCGGCGTCGAATGCCGCAAGGACCCCGGCGTGCTCGACGAGATCCCCGCCGCGTACAAGGACATCGACGCCGTCATCGCCTACCAGCGTGATCTCGTCGATGTCGCCGCGGAGCTGCACGCCGTGATGTGCGTGAAGGGTTAG
- a CDS encoding SAM-dependent methyltransferase, whose protein sequence is MSQDKPARNPLARAIHEPPAGWSPEGIDTSVPSIARVYDAILGGKDNFPVDRAVADELMRLAPRGRQSALYNRALLGRGVRFMASQGIRQFIDLGSGLPTAQNTHETAQAAAPDARVVYVDNDPIVLAHGRALLAENENTSVLTADFRSPEQVLNHPELTGIIDFDQPVALLLFAVVHHIEDAEDPAGILATYREHLAPGSYLFLSHFVTHGEETAELEKVMLADLGRGRFRTIAEITAFFDGFELLEPGVTYTPLWRPEEPLPDPLTLTERLVAGGLARKP, encoded by the coding sequence GTGAGCCAGGACAAGCCAGCCCGGAATCCGCTGGCGCGCGCCATCCACGAGCCACCCGCCGGGTGGAGCCCGGAGGGAATCGACACCTCCGTCCCGAGCATCGCCCGGGTCTACGACGCCATCCTCGGGGGCAAGGACAACTTCCCCGTCGACCGCGCGGTGGCCGACGAGCTGATGCGGCTGGCGCCGCGGGGCCGGCAGTCCGCCCTGTACAACCGGGCGCTGCTGGGGCGGGGTGTGCGGTTCATGGCCAGCCAGGGCATCCGTCAGTTCATCGATCTCGGCTCCGGTCTGCCGACGGCGCAGAACACCCACGAGACGGCGCAGGCCGCGGCGCCGGACGCCCGGGTGGTCTACGTCGACAACGATCCGATCGTGCTCGCGCACGGCCGGGCGCTGCTCGCCGAGAACGAGAACACCTCCGTGCTCACCGCGGACTTCCGTAGCCCGGAGCAGGTGCTCAACCACCCCGAGCTGACCGGGATCATCGACTTCGACCAGCCCGTCGCGCTGCTGCTGTTCGCCGTCGTGCACCACATCGAGGACGCCGAGGATCCCGCCGGCATCCTCGCCACCTACCGCGAGCACCTGGCGCCGGGCAGCTACCTGTTCCTCAGCCATTTCGTGACCCATGGGGAGGAGACCGCGGAGCTGGAGAAGGTCATGCTCGCCGACCTCGGGCGGGGCCGCTTCCGGACGATCGCCGAGATCACGGCGTTCTTCGACGGGTTCGAGCTGCTGGAGCCGGGCGTCACCTACACGCCGCTGTGGCGCCCCGAGGAGCCGCTGCCCGACCCGCTCACCCTCACCGAGCGGCTGGTCGCCGGCGGCCTCGCCCGCAAGCCGTGA
- a CDS encoding fumarylacetoacetate hydrolase family protein, with protein sequence MRFVGVRDGRRTVVGLVLERAGVSKLARIADVDDFYADLPHWLSAAREITASGHGGADLDDLADVAASPGLAPPVPAGARVLGMGLNYHAHAAETGLELPRKPPIFARWTASLTVDGTPVPVPPGERGLDWEGELAAVVGTRLVDVDEATAQRGVLGYAVFNDLSARRAQGASAQWTLGKNSDRSGPMGPVVTTDEAGDPAAGLRLVTRVNGEVMQDGNTNDMIFTVGAILSFVSRTIPLDPGDVLITGTPAGVGYTRTPPRYLVPGDVVEVSIETLGTIRNPVTAAQS encoded by the coding sequence ATGCGTTTCGTGGGCGTGCGGGATGGTCGGCGGACCGTGGTCGGCCTGGTGCTGGAACGCGCCGGGGTGTCGAAGCTGGCGCGGATCGCCGACGTCGACGACTTCTACGCCGATCTCCCCCACTGGCTGTCGGCGGCCCGCGAGATCACGGCGAGTGGCCACGGCGGCGCCGATCTGGACGATCTCGCGGACGTCGCCGCCAGCCCCGGCCTCGCCCCGCCCGTGCCGGCCGGGGCCCGCGTGCTGGGCATGGGCCTGAACTACCACGCCCACGCCGCGGAGACCGGCCTCGAGCTGCCCCGCAAGCCCCCGATCTTCGCGCGCTGGACCGCGTCGCTCACCGTGGACGGCACACCCGTCCCGGTGCCGCCCGGCGAGCGCGGGCTGGACTGGGAGGGCGAGCTCGCCGCGGTCGTCGGGACCCGGCTCGTCGACGTCGACGAGGCCACCGCCCAGCGGGGCGTCCTCGGCTACGCGGTGTTCAACGATCTCAGTGCCCGCCGGGCCCAGGGCGCCTCCGCGCAGTGGACCCTGGGCAAGAACTCGGACCGCAGCGGGCCGATGGGACCGGTGGTCACCACCGACGAGGCCGGCGACCCGGCCGCCGGCCTGCGCCTGGTCACCCGGGTCAACGGCGAGGTCATGCAGGACGGCAACACCAACGACATGATCTTCACGGTCGGCGCGATCCTGTCCTTCGTCAGCCGCACCATCCCGCTGGATCCCGGGGACGTCCTCATCACCGGGACGCCCGCCGGAGTCGGCTACACGCGCACCCCGCCCCGCTATCTCGTCCCGGGTGACGTCGTCGAGGTCTCGATCGAGACCCTCGGCACCATCCGCAACCCCGTCACAGCAGCACAGTCATAG